From the genome of Peptoniphilus sp. ING2-D1G:
TCCATAGTCAAAAAAGGGTTTTTGATGACTGCTGAAGTTGAATATAAAAACATAAATTCAAGATTTTTCGCCCAAGGCTCCATAGTCAATCCTCTCTATTTAAAAAAACTTGGAGTTTTAAATCCACGGGTTATAGGCGAAGAAGAAGTAGGGCAATTAAAGGACTCCTTCACAAAACACCCCGATGAGAGCCTGAGTTTTGTGGACTACATACATTTGGAGGACAAAGACTACTTTATAGAAAAAGATGGAAGATACTTTGTCATATATGAGGAGAATTTACAAGGCGAAGAGCCAACACGGAATATAATGGCAAGAGGACTTTCAACAGACAGTTTTTATATCACACAAAGCGGCGGGAGCCTATGCATTGTGGACGAAATAAGAATAAGAGGGATAGTGGACATAGACAATATTTTATTAAATGAAAATTTAAATATAGATGGAATATTGGTATTGAGATCCAATGTAAATTTTTTGGATAATCCGAAGAATATTTATGTAAAGGGAATAACGGTAAATACTCCTTCGGTTTCTGAAAACAACGTGATTTCCCGGTATGATTTTGGAGAAATAGACCTTTATTCAAGGGGAATTTCCAATTATATTAAACCGAGAATTTACAGTATTAAAAGAAGTATTGACAACAAATAAACTTGATAGGAAACCTTTATATGATATAATCCCGAGTTTATCACTTCTCTTAGAAAATAATAACCGTGATTCGCTAAATTAAAGCGATTTATCACGGTTTTTCTATTTTTATGCTTGTTGTATACGGTTGTTTGTGGCATAATTATATTATGGCATATATTATTAAACGAAAAAATAGAGAAGGAAAAGAATACGTCTATCTCGTAGAAGGATACCGGGACAAGGATAAAGTTCGTCAAAGAACGCTCAAAAGCTATGGCCAACTGGAGGTGTTGGAGCGTAATGAGCCTGGTGCATTTGAAAGATTAAGACGTCAAGCGAAAGAGGGACTTCTTTCAGAGAAAATTGAAAAAGAAATAAATATCCCATTTCAATTAGATTCTCCCATTTCGAATTCCCTCAAAAATTATGGATGGATGTTTTTAGATGATCTTCTTCGTCTTTTGAAAGTCGAAGAAACTCTAAGAGTTGGCTGTCAAGGTCGAAGGTTCAAGTTTGATCCAACCAAAATCTTGAAACTTCTGGTTTACCAGCGTATTTTAGATCCTGGAAGTAAAACCAAAGCACGTATGAACCAAGATGAACTTTTTGGGGATTGGAAAATATCTTCGAATGATATGGATAGAGCTTTAGATGTATTTGCCATGTGTAAAGATGAGCTGCTCCTTACCATGCATCAACAGATTACTCAAACCATAGGACGTACTGCTACGCTTGTATACTACGATGTCACCAACTACTACTATGAAACAGATCTTGATGATCCAGATGTACTGGATGAAGATGGAGAGATACAGGAAGTAGGAATGCGTAAGCGTGGTCCAAGTAAAGAACGAAGACCAAATCCTATTGTTCAAATGGGACTGTTCATGGATCAAAACTCCATCCCTATTTCATATGAACTGTTCCCTGGAAACCATACCGATCCGATTACCTATCTACCTTCAGCAGAACGAGTGAAAAAACAGTTTGAGATTGAAAGATTAGTCAGCGTAGCGGATAAGGCAATGAACAGTAAGAAAAACGTATTGGCGATTTACGAACGAGGAGATGGTTGGCTGTTCTCCCAAAAACATCGAGGCAAGCGAGGTGCACCTAAAGATATACAGGAGTTCATACTAAAACCAGAAGGTTGGGAATACAACAATCGACAAACCTTCGCAAAAAAGAGTACTATTCGAGAAAGAAACCTTGGAAATGGAGTTGTAGTGAAGGAGAAAGTTCTAGTTACTTGGAGTGAAGCCTATGCTAAACGAGAGAAAATCCGAAGAGATGGAGCACTTGCTTATGCAGCTTCTCTACGAGATCCAGAAAGATATCGTATGACTTGTAAAAAAGGCGGAAAGAAGTATCTTGAGCAATATGTAGTAGATAAACAAACTGGAGAGCGACAAGTATTGCATCCTTTCATAGGAATAGATTATGAATTGGTTGATTTTGATGCACAATTTGATGGAATCAACGTTCTGGTAACCAGCGAGTTAAAGATGAGTGATGAGGAAATGATGGCGAACTACCGTCAGCTCTACAAAATAGAAGAGTGCTTTAGAATCACAAAGACAGAACTTAAAACCCGACCGGTGTATGTAACAGAAAAAAATCATATTGAAGCACACTTTCTAACTTGCTTTATCGCATTGGTGCTCCTTCGAATCGTACAATATTTATTAGATGGAGAATGGAGTGTATCAATAATAGTTGATTCATTAAAAAGTGCGCTGACAGATGAATTGGGTCAAGGATACATGAAAGTATATGGTAATGAAGATTGGCTTAAAATACTAGAAAAACTAAAGATAGATTGGAAGCAACAGATTGTGAAGTTAGAGAAGTTGAAACAATTCGGGAGAGGTTGGTGTACAACAAAGGATTGGAGATAAAAACATGGCTAGAAGCTTGGAAATTACAAGTTTCTAGCCTTCGTTGTATTTTAAAAGTGATAAACTCAGGAAGAGGACTTTCAACAGACAGTTTTTATATCACACAAAGCGGCGGGAGCCTATGCATTGTGGACGAAATAAGAATAAGAGGGATAGTGGACATAGACAATATTTTATTAAATGAAAATTTAAATATAGATGGAATATTGGTATTGAGATCCAATGTAAATTTTTTGGATAATCCGAAGAATATTTATGTAAAGGGAATAACGGTAAATACTCCTTCGGTTTCTGAAAACAACGTGATTTCCCGGTATGATTTTGGAGAAATAGACCTTTATTCAAGGGGAATTTCCAATTATATTAAACCGAGAATTTACAGTATTAAAAGAAGTATTGACAACAAATAAACTTGATAGGAAACCTTTATATGATATAATTATTAAAGAGAAATATTAGGAGGTATTTTATGATTTCAGCAGGTGATTTGAGAAAGGGCGTAACATTCATATATGACAATGACGTCTATGAAGTAATAGATTTTCAACACGTTAAGCCGGGAAAAGGAGCAGCCTTTGTAAGAACAAAAATAAGATCCGTTTTGACGGGAGCCACTAAAGACACTACCTTCAACCCTTCTGAAAAGTTTGAAAAAGCTGTAATTGAAACTAAAGAAATGCAATATTTGTACAATGACGGAACTTTGTATTATTTCATGGATAATGAGACTTTTGAGCAAGTACCGCTTGAAAAAGACATCGTGGAAGAAGCTTTGAATTTCATGAGAGAAAATGACATGGCTCAAATTAATTTTCACCAAGGTAAGGCATTTAGAGTTTCACCTGCAAATTTTGTTGAGCTTGAAGTTACACAAACAGAACCGGGAGTTAAGGGAGATACATCTTCCGGAGGTTCAAAACCCGCTACGGTTGAAACGGGATTTACACTTAATGTGCCGCTATTTGTCAATACCGGAGATATAATAAGGATTGACACCAGAAGTGGCGAATATATGTCCAGAGCATAGGAGGAAAATAATTATGGAAAACATTATTAACAGATTAGCTTATCTTGAAGGTTTAGCTGAAGGCTATGAAATCGACGCTGAAAAGAAGGAAGGAAGAATTATTCTTGAACTTCTTGATATAGTTTCCGAAATGGCAGAAGAAATAAAGAACAAACAAGATGAATTGGAAGAATATGTCGACTTAATTGAAGAAGACCTTACAAATCTTGAAGAGTATGTATACGAAGAAGAAGAAGACTATGATGACTTTGATTATGATGACTATGACTATGATGACGATTCATTCTTTGATGACGAATATGAAGACGAATGTGGATGCGGTGAAAATTGCAACTGCTCAGATTCTGAACCTGTAGAAGAATAATTATATAAAAATCCTCCGTCGGAATTAAATTTCCGGCGGATTTTTTATTGTCTAAATTGCAATAAAATTGAATAACAAAAGATAATTTGATATAATTATAGCATTCAAAATAATACCGCAAGGTTGGAGGTGTATCATGACTGAAAATTATCTTATAGAAACTAAAAGTGATGGAGAAGTTAGAATATCAGAAGATGTCATAGCTACTATTGCCGTAGTTGCTGCAGAGTCTGTAGAAGGCGTAGTGGATATGCAATCTAATTTAAAATATAGCGTTACGGAAATGTTAGGTGTAAAGAACTTAAACAAGGGAGTAAAAGTCAGCATCGGCGAAAAAGAAGCCGTAATAGACGTTTTTATAACAGTTGAATACGGAAAAAACATAGTTGAAATATGCAAAGAAGTGCAAGTGAAGATAAAGGAAGCGGTTGAAAGCATGACCGATCTTGAAGTTGTTGAAGCTAACATTCACGTCTCGGGCATAGCTGTTCCGGATAAAGAGAAAGCAAGGGCATAAAATGAGCAGGAAAAAATCTCGTATTGGACAAATGCAAGTTCTATTTCAAATGGATGTAAACAACGATTTTTCCCTTGAAAGTTTAAATCGTTTTTTGGACAATTTTCAATTCAGCGACTCCGAGATGAAATATATTGCAAAGACAATACCGGTTATTCTTGAAAATCTTCAAACCATTGACAATACCATAGTAGAAAGTCTGTACAGTTGGAGCTTTAATAGACTTGCCAATGTAGACAGGAGTATTTTGAGAGTATCTGTATATGAACTGTTATATAGAGATGATATTCCTTCAGAGGTATCGATAAATGAAGCTGTTGAAATATCCAAAGAATTCGGGTCAAATGAATCTCCCAAATTCATAAACGGCATATTGGGAAGCATTTACAGAAATTTGCACAAGTGATAGAGAGCTTTTATGCTCTTTATTCTTTTTTATGGTGGTAAAATGAAAGCTATAAAAGTAAGTGAATTAAATAAATATATAAAAAAATATATAGCTATGGATTACTTGTTAAGCGACATCTCCGTAAAGGGTGAAATTTCAAACCTGAATAAGCACTCAAAGGGAAATATCTACCTGTCCCTAAAAGACGACAAAGCCAAGATAAATGCCATCATCTACTCCAGGGAAGCCTCAAAAATCAACTTTGAACTTCAAAACGGAGACAATGTGGAAGCGGGAGGTTCCATTTCCCTATACGAAAGAGACGGCTCAATAAACATGTACATCAGAGAAATAAAAAAAGTGGGCATGGGAGACCTTTACGAGAAATATCTGGCGCTCAAGGACGCCCTCTACAAGGAAGGGCTGTTTTCCGAAGAGCACAAAAAGCCGATATCCTATTTTCCGAGAAAAGTCGGGGTAATCACATCCCCAACCGGAGCTGCAATCGCAGACTTCATCAATATATTGCAAAGAAGAAATAAAGCTGTGGACATATTGTTCTATCCCTCCAATGTGCAAGGGGATTTTGCAGCTTCCAATCTCATAGAAGGGCTTGAGTATTTTGAAGAAAACCCTGTAGATGTGGTGGTGATCGGAAGAGGCGGAGGATCCTTGGAAGAGCTCTTTGCCTTTAACGACGAAAAACTCGCAAGGAAGATTTATGAATTGAAAATCCCTGTAATTTCAGCGGTAGGCCATGAAATAGACTATGTAATATCGGACTTTGTAAGCGATTTGCGAGCACCCACACCATCGGCTGCGGCGGAGCTTGTCTCAATGAGCAATGAGGATTTAAACAACTCTCTCTTTTTGATAAAAAATCGAATGGATCACCTGTTACACAATAAAATAAACAAAAACAGAAGAGAACTTTCCGATAAATTCAATTTTTTAAAATACGACTTGTTGAGTTTTATCAATTCAAACAGGGTGAAACTCAACTACTATAAAAATTTGATAGATTTAAAAAAGACGAATTTTAAAAAGATAAGAGTCACCTTGGAAGACTCAAAGACAAATTTGGATTACAATATAATCTGTAAAATAAAAGATTTCAATGAGAAACTTCAATCTGCAAATCAAATAAAGCTCAAATTAATTGAAAAAGTGAAGAAAGAAAAAACTGCATTGAAGTTTTGTGAAAATGCCTTAAGGGCGAAAAACCTTCGCGGAACTATAAATTTACAGAAAAAAGACTTGTATATAAATAAGGAAAAACTGGGAATTTCAATGTCCAACTACCTAAAAGAAAAAAATTCCGAGTTAATGCAATTAAAAGACTCCTTGGATAGATTAAATCCATCGAAACTTATAAGCATAAGAGATGAAAATCTAAATCTTGTAATTTCAGCAAAAAAACTTAAAATAAATGGAAACATTCACATAGATTTTGAAGACGGAACAGCTGAGGCTACTGTTAAAGATGTTAAAATAAGAGGTGAGGCAAATGGGCGAAAGTTATGAAAGTGCTTTTAAAAAGTTGGAAGAGATAATCAAAGATTTGGAATCCGAAGAGATATCCATGGAAAAATCCGTTGAAAAATACGAAGAAGGACTAAAACTTTACGAATATTGTTCAAAACTTTTAAACGAATACGAAGGAAGGGTGAAAATCTTGATGAAAGAAGATTCCGAAATATTGGAACAAGATTTTCAAGGTGCAGAAAATCATGATTGAAAATAACAATTTAATTTCCATTATAGACAATTATTTATACAGCAGTTTTGCAGTTGTCGATGAATATCAAAAAAAAGTTTATGATTCAATGAATTATTCCCTGTCATCAGGAGGCAAGAGAATAAGACCCATACTTTGCATATTGAGCTACAGCGATATATCCGACGGAGCCGACATTGAAAAAGTGCTACCCTATGCTGCAGCCATTGAGATGATACATACCTATTCTCTTATTCATGACGACCTGCCCGCCATGGACGATGACGACTTAAGGAGAGGCAAACCCACAAATCACAAGGTATTTTCAGAAGCCATAGCCATACTTGCCGGAGATGGGCTTTTAAATACCGCCGCGGAATTGCTCTCAAAAAACCTCGAAAGCTATGAAGACCCGGAAGAACTCAAAAGGGCCATAAGAGCCATGAGATACATCTTTAACGCCTCCGGTATTCACGGCTTGATAGGAGGACAAGTCATGGATCTTGAACAAAATAAAAATATGTCCGTGGATTTATTCGAAAATATGTACAAATTAAAAACAGCCGCATTAATAAGAGCGTCCATAGTCAGTGGCGCAATTGTGGCGGGGGCAAATGAAGAAGAACTTGCATCTTTGGAAGAATTTGGAAATTGCATAGGAATTGCCTATCAGATAAAAGACGACTTAATAGATTGCAAGCAGGACGAAGAAAGAGACACGATGCTCAAAATCATCTCAAAGGAAGAGTTGATAAAAAGGATAGAACATTTGACCGACAGGGGAAAAGAAGAGCTTAAAACCATAGAACACAACACCGAAAAACTGCAAAACTATGCGGATTTCCTGATGAACAGGAGCTTTTAATTGAGCAAGATAAGAGCAGACCTTTTGGTTTTGGAACAGGGATTTGCAGATTCAAGAGAAAAGGCGAAAAGATTGATAATGAGTGGAGAGGTATATCTGGGCACTCTTAGAATTGACAAACCCGGACAAATGCTTGACTCTCACGAAAAATTGACCGTAAAACCCAACTCTTTAAAATATGTCAGCAGGGGCGGATTCAAACTGGAAAAGGCAATTGATCTCTACAATATCGATTTAAAGGGGAAAATCTGCGCCGACATAGGAGCATCGACCGGTGGATTTACCCATTGCATGCTTTTAAAGGGAGCAAAAAAGGTATATGCCATAGATGTTGGGTATAATCAACTTGACTACTCTCTTAGAATGGATCAAAGAGTGGTCTCCATGGAAAAAACCAACATAAGAAATTTAGATGTGGAATTGATAGAAGATCGAATAGATTTCGTCTCCGTTGATGTCAGCTTTATTTCACTTGAACTGGTACTTCCCAAGGCTGTGGAGATGGTAAAGGACAAGGGACAAATAGTATCCCTCATAAAACCGCAATTCGAAGCCGGCAAAGAACACGTCGGCAAAAACGGAATAGTAAGAGATACGAAGGTACATGAAGATGTGCTGAATAAAATAATATCTCTATCCAAGGATTTGGGACTTAGAATCATGGGTCTTACCTTTTCGCCCATAAAGGGGGCAAAGGGCAATGTTGAATTTCTCATATATTTGGAAAAATCACACAGTGAAGACAACAATTACAATATAAAAGAATTAATTTCGGAAAGTTCGGAAATGTAGGGGATTTTATGCTTTTAGAATTAACCATAAAAAATTTTGCGATAATTGAAGATATCAGAGTTGAATTTGACGACGGTCTCAACGTATTGACAGGAGAAACCGGTTCGGGGAAATCCATAATCATCGACGCTCTTTCCATAGTGTTGGGCGAAAGAGCCAGCAAGGACATAATAAAAAAGGGCAGTGAATTTGCATATATTGAAGCGGTTTTCACAAATTATGATGACGATATAAATAAGTTATTGGAAGAGCAAGGCATATCCTCAGGAGATTTAATAGTAATATCCAAGGATATACGACTGAACAGACCCGCCATGGCGAAGGTAAACGACAGGACAGTATCCAATGCGGTATTAAACAAAATCACCGATAGATTAATAGACATCTTCGCTCAAAACGAAAGCGCCTCCATCATGAAGACATCCAATCAAAAAAAACTCATAGACTCCTTCGGCTCTGAAGAACACAAAGAACTTTTAACACGATTAAGCAAAAACTTTGACCGACTCACAGCTTTAAAAAATGAATATATTCAAAAAAATAAAAGTTCAGAGGACAAGGCGAGGGAAATAGACCTGCTCAAGTACCAGGTAACTGAAATCGAAGAAGCTCAATTAAGTTCCGACGATGACGAAAACCTTGAAAATAAATACAAACTTCTATTCAATGCATCTGAAGTAATAAAAAACATAAATGCATCGATTTTTGCATTAAAGAGCAGTTATGAAAATTCCGCCGCCGAAGACATGATCGACAGCGCCATATCCTTTTTAACCACTGTGCAAAACTACGATACAAACATTACAGAAGAATTAAATGAATTGGAAGACATCAGATACAGGATCAAAGATTTGGTACACAACTTGGAAAACTACCTGTCTTCCATAGATTACAGCGAAGAAAAATTATATGAACTTGAAAACAGGATAAATTTGGTAAACTCTTTAAAGAGCAAGTACGGAAATACGACGGATAAAATATACAGCTACTTAAAAGAAATAAAAGAAAGGCTTGAATTTCTTGAAAACTATGACCGAGAAATGCTCTCCTTAAAGGTAAAAATAGAAGAACTTGAAAGTAAATCCGCGATTATCGCAGAGGAAGTATCCTCAAACAGAAGAGAAATCGCCGAAGCCTTTCAAGGCAAAATAAAAACTGAACTGCGTGATTTAAATATTAAAGATGCGGATTTCAAAGTCCGATTTACTGAAAAACCTCTATCCCATGACGGAACGGACGATTTGGAATTTATGCTTATAACCAACAAGGGGGAGGACTTTAAACCTCTGGCGAAAATAGTATCCGGAGGAGAAATGAGCAGGGTGATGTTGGCCTTTAAAAGTATTTTAGCGCAAAGAGAAAAGATTCAAACAATGGTCTTCGATGAAATAGACAGCGGAATAAGCGGAGTGACAGCCCAAATTGTGGGAGAAAAAATAAAAAAACTGTCGGAAAATGCTCAAGTAATAGTAATATCTCATCTTCCGCAAATAGTATCCATTGCAAACTCACATTATGTGATTGAAAAAATAGAAGAAGAAGGCAGAATAAGTTCCAAGATAAACAAGCTTGACCGCAAGGAGAGAATACAGGAGCTGGCGAGGTTAATTGGAGGACTGAATTTAACACAGACCGCATTAAAAGCTGCAGAAGAAATGCTTTTTAAAAAGGAGAAGTGACAAATGGATTACATTGAGAGAACTATAAAAACTGATAGAATTTATGATGGAAAAATCGTCAAACTTAAAATCGATACGGTTGAGCTTCCCAACAAAAAATATTCAAAAAGAGAAATAGTCGAACACAGCCCGGCAGTTACAATAGTGGCAATAAATAAGGACGATGAGTTGCTTTTAGTAAGACAGTACAGAAAAGCCTTAGAAAAAATGATGTATGAAATACCCGCAGGTCTTATGGAATTCAAAGAACAACCAAGAGATGCGGCCTTTAGAGAATTGAGAGAAGAAACGGGATTTTCCGCAAATAAGATGGAATACCTGACGGAATTTTATACTTCACCGGGATTTTGCAATGAAAAAGTTCACGCTTTTTTCACCGATGACATTGAAGAGGCAAGCCAAAGCTTAGATGAAGACGAATTTATAGACTGTGAAGCAGTGCCCTTTAAAGAAGTGGTAAAGATGATTCTCAGAGGCGAAATAATAGATGCCAAGACCATAGCTGCAGTTCTCTTTTACAAAGAGATGAGGCAAAAACATGCTCAATAAAACCGTCTCCTACATCAGAAACATCACGGACTTCACACCGGAAACAGCAATTATATTGGGTTCGGGTCTTGGAGATTTTGCAGAAAATATAGAAGACAAAACAGTTATAAACTACGAGGACATTCCCGGATTTTCAAAATCCAACGTAAAGGGACACAACTCAAGACTTGTTTTCGGAAACATCAAAGATAAAAAAATCGTAGCCATGCAGGGAAGAATACATTACTATGAGGGACATACCATGGAAGAAGTGGTCTATCCCATAAGAGTTTTAAAATCCCTTGGAGTAGAAAAACTCATAATCACAAACTCAAGCGGAGGCATAAATACGGAATACACACCCGGAGATATAGTGATCATAAAGGACCACATAAACCTGTCCGGCACAAATCCCCTCATAGGAGAAAGCGATGATGAAAATCACAGATTCATAGACATGACCTATGCATATTCAAGGGAATTGATGGATAAAGCATCAGATGTCGCCGAGAAACTGAATATGGACATAAAAAGAGGGGTTTATATGTACTTCACGGGGCCAAGCTATGAAACACCTTCAGAAATCAAGGCGGCGGCCATACTTGGAGCCGACTGTGTCGGAATGAGCACTGTTCCCGAAGTTATACAGGCAAACTTTGAAAAAATAGAGGTTCTGGGGCTCAGTTGCATAACAAACATGGCGGCTGGCATATTGGATAAACCCTTAAGACACCAAGATGTAATAGAGATTTCCGCCAAAATAAAAGAGACCTTCAAAACCTATGTGGAAAAAATAATAGCGGTGATTTAATTGAACATATACTCTATATTGGAGAAAAAGAAAAATAATATAAAACTCAATAAAGAAGAGATTTCCTACTTCGTGCAGGGCTATTTAAAGGATGAAGTAAAGGACTACCAAGCCTCGGCTCTCTTGATGGCCATTTGCATAAACGGCTTGGACTTTGATGAAACGGTTTATCTCACAGAAGCAATGATAAACTCTGGAGATGTCGTAAATCTTGAAAAAATAAAGGGAGAAAAAGTGGACAAACACTCCACGGGAGGAGTCGGAGACACCACCACCCTCGTAGTAGGACCGCTTTTGGCAAGTTGTGGGCTCGCCTTTACAAAACTTAGCGGAAGAGGTCTGGGACATACGGGAGGAACTCTGGACAAGCTTGAATCCATAGAAGGTTTTGACATCGACCTTTCAGAAGAGGAATTCATAGACAATATAAACAGGATAAATATTGCCATAATGGGCCAAACTGCCACAATAACACCCGCAGACAAAAAAATTTACGCCTTAAGAGATGTGACCGCCACCGTAGATGATAAATCTCTCATAGCAAGTTCGATTATGAGCAAAAAACTTGCCATAGGATCAGATATTTTGGTGCTGGATGTAAAAGTGGGAGCGGGATCCTTCATGAAAACCCTTGAAGAGGCGAGGGAACTTGGAAAACTCATGGTTGAATTGGGCTATAAATTCGGCAGAAAAACCCACGCAGTACTCTCAAACATGGACGAACCTCTGGGCTATGCCGTGGGCAACAGCCTTGAAGTCATAGAAGCCATAAAAACCCTCAAGGGAGAAGGCCCGCAAGATTTAAAGGAACTTT
Proteins encoded in this window:
- the efp gene encoding Elongation factor P (Involved in peptide bond synthesis. Stimulates efficient translation and peptide-bond synthesis on native or reconstituted 70S ribosomes in vitro. Probably functions indirectly by altering the affinity of the ribosome for aminoacyl-tRNA, thus increasing their reactivity as acceptors for peptidyl transferase; High confidence in function and specificity); this encodes MISAGDLRKGVTFIYDNDVYEVIDFQHVKPGKGAAFVRTKIRSVLTGATKDTTFNPSEKFEKAVIETKEMQYLYNDGTLYYFMDNETFEQVPLEKDIVEEALNFMRENDMAQINFHQGKAFRVSPANFVELEVTQTEPGVKGDTSSGGSKPATVETGFTLNVPLFVNTGDIIRIDTRSGEYMSRA
- a CDS encoding transposase (High confidence in function and specificity); amino-acid sequence: MLVVYGCLWHNYIMAYIIKRKNREGKEYVYLVEGYRDKDKVRQRTLKSYGQLEVLERNEPGAFERLRRQAKEGLLSEKIEKEINIPFQLDSPISNSLKNYGWMFLDDLLRLLKVEETLRVGCQGRRFKFDPTKILKLLVYQRILDPGSKTKARMNQDELFGDWKISSNDMDRALDVFAMCKDELLLTMHQQITQTIGRTATLVYYDVTNYYYETDLDDPDVLDEDGEIQEVGMRKRGPSKERRPNPIVQMGLFMDQNSIPISYELFPGNHTDPITYLPSAERVKKQFEIERLVSVADKAMNSKKNVLAIYERGDGWLFSQKHRGKRGAPKDIQEFILKPEGWEYNNRQTFAKKSTIRERNLGNGVVVKEKVLVTWSEAYAKREKIRRDGALAYAASLRDPERYRMTCKKGGKKYLEQYVVDKQTGERQVLHPFIGIDYELVDFDAQFDGINVLVTSELKMSDEEMMANYRQLYKIEECFRITKTELKTRPVYVTEKNHIEAHFLTCFIALVLLRIVQYLLDGEWSVSIIVDSLKSALTDELGQGYMKVYGNEDWLKILEKLKIDWKQQIVKLEKLKQFGRGWCTTKDWR
- a CDS encoding Hypothetical protein (High confidence in function and specificity), with protein sequence MTENYLIETKSDGEVRISEDVIATIAVVAAESVEGVVDMQSNLKYSVTEMLGVKNLNKGVKVSIGEKEAVIDVFITVEYGKNIVEICKEVQVKIKEAVESMTDLEVVEANIHVSGIAVPDKEKARA
- a CDS encoding putative membrane protein (Hypothetical protein) → MKKRGFTYIVTIIIVTLIILGLSLLISNLKDELLIVKNQRDSIQADAYAESMINIALSDKRFTNCLEDIYHGKSKSMQIAPAHIIDELDSSKITLKLDNSIVKKGFLMTAEVEYKNINSRFFAQGSIVNPLYLKKLGVLNPRVIGEEEVGQLKDSFTKHPDESLSFVDYIHLEDKDYFIEKDGRYFVIYEENLQGEEPTRNIMARGLSTDSFYITQSGGSLCIVDEIRIRGIVDIDNILLNENLNIDGILVLRSNVNFLDNPKNIYVKGITVNTPSVSENNVISRYDFGEIDLYSRGISNYIKPRIYSIKRSIDNK
- a CDS encoding transcription antitermination factor NusB (The NusB protein is involved in the regulation of rRNA biosynthesis by transcriptional antitermination; High confidence in function and specificity) gives rise to the protein MSRKKSRIGQMQVLFQMDVNNDFSLESLNRFLDNFQFSDSEMKYIAKTIPVILENLQTIDNTIVESLYSWSFNRLANVDRSILRVSVYELLYRDDIPSEVSINEAVEISKEFGSNESPKFINGILGSIYRNLHK
- a CDS encoding exodeoxyribonuclease VII, large subunit (Bidirectionally degrades single-stranded DNA into large acid-insoluble oligonucleotides, which are then degraded further into small acid-soluble oligonucleotides; High confidence in function and specificity), yielding MKAIKVSELNKYIKKYIAMDYLLSDISVKGEISNLNKHSKGNIYLSLKDDKAKINAIIYSREASKINFELQNGDNVEAGGSISLYERDGSINMYIREIKKVGMGDLYEKYLALKDALYKEGLFSEEHKKPISYFPRKVGVITSPTGAAIADFINILQRRNKAVDILFYPSNVQGDFAASNLIEGLEYFEENPVDVVVIGRGGGSLEELFAFNDEKLARKIYELKIPVISAVGHEIDYVISDFVSDLRAPTPSAAAELVSMSNEDLNNSLFLIKNRMDHLLHNKINKNRRELSDKFNFLKYDLLSFINSNRVKLNYYKNLIDLKKTNFKKIRVTLEDSKTNLDYNIICKIKDFNEKLQSANQIKLKLIEKVKKEKTALKFCENALRAKNLRGTINLQKKDLYINKEKLGISMSNYLKEKNSELMQLKDSLDRLNPSKLISIRDENLNLVISAKKLKINGNIHIDFEDGTAEATVKDVKIRGEANGRKL
- a CDS encoding Hypothetical protein (Family membership), producing the protein MGESYESAFKKLEEIIKDLESEEISMEKSVEKYEEGLKLYEYCSKLLNEYEGRVKILMKEDSEILEQDFQGAENHD